The genomic window AGTGGAATCTCCACCTGCACATGTTTGCCCGCCTGCAGGCAGGCCATGGTTTGCGCGGCGTGCATTTGCGTGGGGGTGCACAGGATGACGGCGTCTACTTCCTTGAGCGCCAAGCTGTCGGCCAGGTCGGTGGTGACGTGGGGGATGCCGTATTTGGCTGCCACCTCCCGGGTCTTGTCCAGCTCGCGGCTGACCAGGGAGACGACCTCGACGCCGGCTATGTTTTTGATGCCGTCCAGGTGTTTGATGCCGAAGGCGCCAGCGCCGGCCAGTGCGACTTTGATAGTTTTCATTGCAGTTTCCTAATCAGTTAAGGACAGAGCTAAAGGTCTGTCCCGCAAAGGTATTGGTTTTCCAAAATCAGATGGCCCACCGCGGTGTTGCTGGCAGGTACATGGTAAAAACGGTGCCTAGCCCTCGTGGATGCTGATGGGTCTGCTACATCATTCATAGCGCCTCGGGCGATCAGCCACATCACCAGTTCAATGCCTTCGCTGCCCGCCTCGCGCACATAGTCGATGTGCGGGATGGCGGCGGCGGCGGCGGGGTCGTGGATGAGCTTGTCCAGGAAGGCGTTGTCAAACTCTCTGTTGATCAGTCCGGCGCGCGGGCCCTGCAACTGGTGGCTCATGCCGCCAGTGCCCCAGATCTGCACCTTGAGGTCTTCGTCATAACTCTCCACGGCCTTGCGGATGGCCTTGCCGAGGTTGAAACAACGCTGGCCGCTGGGCACCGGGTACTGCACCACGTTCACTGCAAACGGGATGACCGGGCAGGGCCACACATCGGGTTGCCCACACATCAGGGAGAGTGGCACGGTCAGGCCGTGGTCCACATCCATCTTGTTGACGATGGTTAAATCAAAGTCCTGCTGGATGACGGACTGCGCGATATGGGCGGCCAGTTCGGGGTGGCCCTGCACCACCGGCACCGGGCGCGGTCCCCAGCCTTCGTCGGCGGGCTGGTAGCTGGCCGCCGTGCCGATGGCAAAGGTCGGAATCATGTCCAGGCTGAAGGCCGTGGCGTGGTCGTTGTAGACCAGAAAGATCACGTCGGGTGTGTTGTCCTTCATCCATTGTTTGGAGAATTCGTAACCCTGGAAGACGGGTTGCCAATAGGGCTCCTGGGTCTTGCCCAGGTCCAGCGCCGCGCCAATGGCGGGCACGTGGGAGGTGTAGACGGATGCGGTGATGTGTGCCATGTTCTATGAGCCCTTCTTTTTGTTGTTGTTGTTACCGGCGCTGCCCTGGGGCTGGCGGTGGGCTTGCGCATCACCGTCTTCACCGATGACGCGGTTGCCCTCCACCGAGCGGCCACCGCCCACCATCATG from Rhodoferax sp. AJA081-3 includes these protein-coding regions:
- a CDS encoding class III extradiol dioxygenase subunit beta, whose translation is MAHITASVYTSHVPAIGAALDLGKTQEPYWQPVFQGYEFSKQWMKDNTPDVIFLVYNDHATAFSLDMIPTFAIGTAASYQPADEGWGPRPVPVVQGHPELAAHIAQSVIQQDFDLTIVNKMDVDHGLTVPLSLMCGQPDVWPCPVIPFAVNVVQYPVPSGQRCFNLGKAIRKAVESYDEDLKVQIWGTGGMSHQLQGPRAGLINREFDNAFLDKLIHDPAAAAAIPHIDYVREAGSEGIELVMWLIARGAMNDVADPSASTRARHRFYHVPASNTAVGHLILENQYLCGTDL